One window from the genome of Vagococcus entomophilus encodes:
- the smc gene encoding chromosome segregation protein SMC, whose translation MYLKKIEIAGFKSFADRTVIEFDQGLTAVVGPNGSGKSNITEAIRWVLGEQSAKNLRGGKMPDIIFSGTDIRNPLNVAEVTVVLDNQEHFLPLDFSEISVTRRLYRSGESEFYLNKQSCRLKDIVDLFMDSGLGKESFSIISQGKVEAIFNSKPGDRRGIFEEAAGVLKYKQRKKKAEHKLFETEDNLDRVQDIVHELEGQLLPLKEQSATAEHFLTLKEQFTQLDIAITVQEIQNLQQNQKQEEQAIAGYNQKLNKLNVEMDSLEKTLVDLRQSRTLLDAQMDQEQATLLQLTEQYEQAEGQKNVLSERSKNTLKSADDYQEQLESTREKLELSERESADLEKKVAEKTAQLAQFKGECANLEKEVLRYSKSTKEQLEEMRSEYVEIMQAQATTGNELKYLEKQYQQETSKSQKNLDGYEALRSQKEELTTRVAELEQRLKEKTTELEQLRGDYQHYQSTIAKSKQLIELKEKQMYDAMRILQQGKARQKSLQDLQENYAGFYQGVKAVLKSKHRLSGIVGAVAELIKVPKEIALAVETALGGSAQHVVVEDEKSARQAITFLKQQRLGRATFLPITTIKPRRMPRETYASLEKTSGFLGLASEKVTYNKTVQGVIQNLLGHTILAENLEAANLIAKQVRYQYRVVSLDGDIMNPGGSMTGGANKRGNQGNLFSQASELESLSEQVEKMEVDLTAREKQVATLKSQLLQDETRLEELRLSGENARMEVSELTGLFERTKMDLTQCIREVQAVEFGSKELAFFLKEYEIQKKELEKKQKELQEKREFLDQRMNQTDEEASQNATLKEQAQEKVTNCQAKVAVAKEQLLHLESLQKKQEIDISEWQAQVKKIDQQLQLLTSNSSAHSETHESLQKKMQTLYEQKADIQTILQTHKQEREQLHQEIAEQDQQLVEKNKAQQLLLEEKAQAQVLKDRAEVGLDTLLIHLQEEYQFTYEAAKNSVEMQAETLVITKENRKRLKQEMDELGPINLAAIEQFEEVSKRYLFLTTQRDDLLEAKDSLFSTMTEMDEIVKEKFSQVFDAISLEFQKVFPSMFGGGHAELRLTDPYDLLNTGVEIVAQPPGKKLQSLSLLSGGERALTAIALLFSIIQVRPVPFCILDEVEAALDEANVNRFGKYLSRFEDDTQFIVITHRRGTMEAADVLYGVTMQESGVSTIVSVRLEDVDKMEEKKES comes from the coding sequence GTGTATTTGAAAAAAATCGAGATTGCAGGTTTTAAGTCCTTTGCAGATCGCACCGTAATTGAATTTGACCAAGGGCTCACGGCGGTTGTAGGACCAAATGGTAGTGGAAAAAGTAATATTACAGAAGCGATTCGTTGGGTACTAGGTGAACAATCTGCCAAAAATTTGCGTGGGGGGAAAATGCCAGATATTATCTTCTCTGGAACGGATATTCGTAACCCATTAAATGTTGCGGAGGTCACGGTTGTTTTAGATAATCAAGAGCATTTTTTACCACTTGATTTTAGTGAAATCAGTGTGACAAGAAGACTGTATCGCTCTGGAGAAAGTGAGTTTTATCTGAATAAACAAAGCTGTCGTTTAAAAGATATTGTAGATCTTTTTATGGACTCTGGTCTTGGAAAAGAGTCATTCTCCATTATTTCCCAAGGGAAAGTAGAAGCGATATTTAATAGCAAACCTGGGGATCGACGTGGTATTTTTGAAGAAGCTGCAGGAGTTTTAAAGTACAAGCAACGTAAGAAAAAAGCAGAGCATAAACTGTTTGAAACAGAAGACAATTTGGACCGGGTACAAGATATAGTCCATGAATTAGAAGGTCAATTGTTGCCATTAAAAGAGCAAAGTGCCACAGCAGAACACTTTTTGACATTGAAAGAGCAGTTTACCCAATTAGATATAGCAATCACTGTTCAAGAAATTCAAAATTTGCAACAAAATCAAAAACAAGAAGAACAAGCCATTGCTGGGTATAATCAAAAATTAAATAAGCTGAATGTGGAAATGGACTCTTTAGAAAAAACTTTAGTGGATTTGCGTCAGAGCAGAACGTTACTAGATGCTCAAATGGATCAAGAGCAAGCAACGTTGCTGCAACTAACCGAACAATATGAGCAGGCAGAAGGGCAAAAAAACGTTTTGTCTGAACGCTCTAAAAATACGCTGAAGTCAGCAGATGACTATCAAGAACAGTTGGAAAGTACACGGGAAAAATTAGAACTGAGTGAAAGAGAATCCGCTGATTTAGAGAAAAAAGTAGCTGAAAAAACAGCTCAGTTAGCACAATTTAAAGGAGAATGTGCAAATCTAGAAAAAGAAGTATTGCGTTACAGTAAGTCAACAAAAGAGCAATTGGAAGAAATGCGTAGCGAATATGTTGAAATTATGCAAGCTCAAGCAACTACTGGCAACGAGTTAAAATATTTAGAAAAGCAATACCAACAAGAGACCAGTAAAAGTCAAAAAAATCTAGATGGCTATGAAGCGCTACGGAGTCAAAAAGAAGAGTTAACGACTAGAGTAGCGGAGCTTGAACAACGACTAAAAGAAAAGACTACTGAGCTAGAACAACTAAGAGGCGACTATCAACACTATCAAAGTACTATTGCCAAAAGTAAACAATTGATTGAACTAAAAGAAAAACAAATGTATGATGCGATGCGTATTTTGCAACAGGGAAAAGCACGTCAAAAGAGTTTGCAAGATTTACAAGAAAATTATGCTGGTTTTTACCAAGGGGTGAAGGCAGTTCTTAAATCTAAGCATCGTTTGAGTGGGATTGTCGGAGCAGTAGCGGAATTAATCAAAGTACCAAAAGAAATTGCACTAGCAGTTGAAACAGCCTTAGGTGGAAGTGCACAACATGTTGTGGTTGAGGATGAAAAAAGTGCGCGTCAAGCGATTACTTTTTTAAAACAGCAGCGGTTAGGAAGAGCGACATTTCTACCGATTACTACCATCAAACCGCGTAGAATGCCAAGAGAAACTTATGCAAGTTTAGAGAAAACGAGTGGCTTTTTAGGACTTGCTAGTGAAAAAGTTACTTATAACAAAACGGTACAAGGTGTTATTCAAAATTTATTAGGTCATACGATTCTTGCTGAAAATTTAGAGGCTGCCAACTTAATTGCCAAACAGGTTCGTTATCAATATCGTGTCGTTTCTCTTGATGGAGATATTATGAACCCAGGAGGCTCAATGACAGGTGGGGCAAACAAGCGTGGCAATCAAGGAAATTTATTTTCTCAAGCGAGCGAGCTAGAATCATTAAGCGAGCAAGTTGAAAAAATGGAAGTTGATTTAACGGCTCGTGAAAAGCAAGTAGCGACTTTGAAGTCTCAGCTACTTCAAGATGAAACTCGTTTGGAAGAATTACGTTTATCTGGTGAAAATGCCCGTATGGAAGTGAGTGAATTGACAGGTTTATTTGAACGGACAAAGATGGATTTGACCCAATGTATACGAGAAGTCCAAGCTGTAGAATTTGGTTCAAAAGAGTTAGCCTTTTTCTTAAAAGAGTACGAAATCCAAAAGAAAGAGCTAGAGAAGAAACAAAAAGAACTCCAAGAAAAAAGAGAGTTTCTCGATCAGCGTATGAATCAAACAGATGAAGAAGCAAGTCAAAATGCAACTTTGAAAGAGCAAGCCCAAGAAAAAGTAACCAATTGTCAGGCGAAAGTTGCGGTAGCAAAAGAACAGTTGCTTCATTTAGAGTCCTTGCAGAAAAAACAAGAAATTGACATTTCAGAATGGCAAGCGCAAGTGAAAAAAATTGACCAGCAGTTGCAACTTTTGACTAGTAATTCTTCTGCACATAGTGAAACCCATGAGTCACTGCAAAAGAAAATGCAGACTTTGTACGAACAAAAAGCGGACATTCAAACGATACTTCAAACACATAAGCAGGAGCGAGAACAATTACATCAGGAAATAGCTGAACAAGATCAACAACTCGTTGAGAAAAATAAAGCCCAGCAGTTGTTGCTTGAAGAAAAAGCGCAAGCCCAAGTACTCAAGGACCGTGCTGAGGTTGGCTTGGATACGTTGTTGATACATCTACAAGAGGAGTACCAATTCACCTATGAGGCGGCTAAAAACAGTGTGGAGATGCAGGCTGAAACTTTAGTAATTACGAAAGAAAATCGGAAACGTCTCAAACAAGAAATGGATGAGTTGGGGCCAATTAATTTAGCGGCAATTGAACAATTTGAAGAAGTTTCGAAGCGCTATCTCTTTTTGACCACACAAAGAGATGATCTTTTAGAGGCCAAAGATAGTTTGTTTAGTACGATGACTGAAATGGATGAAATTGTCAAAGAAAAATTCAGCCAAGTTTTTGATGCGATTAGTCTAGAATTTCAGAAGGTTTTTCCAAGCATGTTTGGTGGAGGTCATGCTGAATTAAGACTAACTGATCCCTATGATTTATTAAATACAGGCGTGGAAATTGTGGCCCAGCCACCAGGGAAAAAATTGCAAAGCTTGAGTCTGTTATCAGGTGGAGAACGTGCCTTGACGGCTATTGCGTTGTTATTTTCTATTATTCAAGTTCGCCCTGTTCCATTTTGTATTTTAGATGAAGTCGAGGCAGCTTTGGATGAAGCGAATGTCAATCGTTTTGGAAAATATCTTAGTCGTTTTGAAGATGATACGCAGTTTATAGTTATTACGCACCGCAGAGGAACCATGGAAGCGGCGGATGTTTTATATGGTGTGACAATGCAAGAGTCGGGCGTTTCAACAATTGTATCTGTTCGGCTAGAAGATGTCGATAAAATGGAAGAGAAAAAGGAGTCGTAG
- the rnc gene encoding ribonuclease III produces MDNQLNNLLKTNYDIVFNQVELLEQAFTHSSYVNEHRNLHLEDNERLEFLGDAVLELIISRYLYTRFEKEPEGKLTKMRAAIVCEDSLSKFAKECSFDQFVMLGKGEENSNGRTRPALLCDLFEAFLGALYLDQGLEKVVCFLRQVVFPKIKAGVFSHEMDHKTALQEVLQKNGDVQIEYHLLKEDGPAHDRRFWIEVYAEGKLIGTGTGKSKKTAEQQAAAVALETYMREKR; encoded by the coding sequence ATGGATAATCAACTAAACAACTTGCTAAAAACAAATTATGATATTGTGTTTAACCAAGTCGAATTATTAGAACAAGCATTTACCCATTCATCTTATGTGAATGAACATCGCAATTTACACTTAGAAGACAACGAACGATTGGAATTTTTAGGAGATGCAGTCTTAGAGCTGATCATCTCACGTTATTTATATACGCGTTTTGAAAAAGAGCCAGAAGGAAAATTAACCAAAATGAGAGCAGCTATTGTGTGTGAGGATAGCTTGTCTAAATTTGCCAAAGAATGCTCTTTTGACCAATTCGTTATGTTAGGTAAGGGAGAAGAGAACTCTAATGGGCGTACCCGGCCAGCATTACTATGTGATTTGTTCGAGGCCTTTCTAGGTGCGTTGTATTTAGACCAAGGACTAGAAAAAGTTGTATGTTTTTTACGTCAAGTTGTCTTTCCTAAAATCAAAGCGGGTGTTTTTTCACATGAGATGGATCACAAAACGGCTTTACAAGAAGTTTTGCAGAAAAATGGGGATGTTCAAATCGAATACCACCTTCTAAAAGAAGATGGACCAGCCCATGATCGCAGATTTTGGATTGAGGTATATGCTGAGGGTAAGCTGATTGGAACAGGAACAGGAAAATCAAAAAAAACAGCAGAACAACAAGCAGCAGCTGTAGCACTTGAAACCTATATGAGAGAAAAAAGATAA
- a CDS encoding ABC transporter ATP-binding protein: protein MSERKKVLEVQNLKQYFNVGRKDEVKAVDDVSFSIYEGETFGLVGESGCGKSTTGRSISRLYQPTDGKILFEGEDISQIKGRINLHKFRQDIQMIYQDPYASLNPRMKVKDIIAEGIDIHGLAKSKEERNQRVNELLETVGLEASHGTRYPHEFSGGQRQRIGIARALAVKPKFIICDEPISALDVSIQAQVVNLLQELQKEQNLTYLFIAHDLSMVKYISDRIGVMYYGKLVEVGSSEEVYRYGLHPYTESLLSAIPLPDPDYEKTRRRVVYQPAPDDGKERTLREVAPEHFVYCTQDEVADYQEKLASKKYNQTVNS, encoded by the coding sequence TTGAGTGAGAGAAAAAAAGTGTTAGAAGTTCAAAACTTAAAACAATATTTTAATGTTGGGCGTAAAGATGAAGTGAAAGCTGTAGATGATGTGAGCTTTTCAATCTATGAAGGTGAAACATTCGGATTAGTAGGAGAATCTGGTTGTGGAAAATCGACCACTGGAAGAAGTATCAGTCGCTTGTATCAACCAACAGATGGAAAAATTCTTTTTGAGGGAGAAGACATTAGCCAGATAAAAGGGCGAATCAATTTACATAAGTTTCGCCAAGATATCCAAATGATTTATCAAGATCCCTATGCCTCTTTAAATCCTCGAATGAAAGTCAAAGATATTATTGCTGAGGGCATTGATATTCATGGCTTAGCTAAGTCGAAAGAAGAACGCAATCAGCGTGTAAACGAACTTTTGGAAACGGTGGGACTAGAAGCTTCACATGGAACGAGATATCCACATGAATTTTCAGGAGGCCAAAGACAACGGATTGGGATTGCGCGTGCGCTTGCGGTTAAGCCGAAATTTATCATTTGTGATGAACCTATTTCCGCACTGGATGTTTCCATTCAAGCGCAAGTTGTGAATCTACTTCAAGAGTTACAAAAAGAGCAAAATCTGACCTACTTGTTTATTGCACATGACTTGTCTATGGTAAAATATATCAGTGATCGGATTGGTGTGATGTATTACGGAAAACTGGTTGAAGTTGGGTCAAGCGAAGAAGTGTATCGGTACGGGTTACACCCCTATACAGAAAGCTTACTTTCAGCTATTCCGTTACCTGATCCAGATTATGAAAAAACAAGGCGAAGAGTCGTGTACCAACCAGCTCCAGATGATGGGAAAGAACGCACGTTGCGAGAAGTTGCCCCTGAGCATTTTGTTTATTGTACTCAAGATGAAGTAGCAGACTATCAAGAAAAATTAGCCTCAAAAAAATACAATCAAACTGTAAACAGCTAA
- a CDS encoding ABC transporter ATP-binding protein, which yields MEKILEVKDLNISFATYAGKVQAIRGVNFDLYKGETLAIVGESGSGKSVTTRSIMRLLSSNASIDEGAIRFKGADLVEKTEKQMQAIRGKEIAMIFQDPMTSLDPTMNIGNQVAESLRKHKKVSKKEALASALELLKLVGIPNAKERLKNYPHQFSGGQRQRIVIAIALICYPEVLIADEPTTALDVTIQAQILDLMKEIQKKIETSIIFITHDLGVVANVADRVAVMYGGRIVEIGTAEEIFYNAQHPYTWGLLSSMPTLDMKDEKLYAIPGSPPDLLDPPTGDAFYPRNAYAMKIDARVAPPMFEISPTHQAATWLLAKGAPKVTPPEEVVRRHQIFAKKYGMKTHS from the coding sequence ATGGAAAAAATACTAGAAGTGAAAGATTTAAACATATCCTTTGCAACTTATGCAGGGAAAGTACAGGCAATTCGTGGGGTCAATTTTGACTTATACAAAGGAGAAACGCTTGCGATTGTTGGGGAATCAGGTTCTGGAAAATCGGTGACAACTAGAAGTATCATGCGCCTTCTCTCCAGTAATGCCTCGATTGATGAAGGGGCCATTCGCTTCAAAGGAGCAGACCTTGTTGAAAAAACAGAAAAACAAATGCAAGCCATTCGTGGGAAAGAAATTGCCATGATTTTTCAAGATCCGATGACGTCTCTGGACCCGACAATGAATATCGGAAATCAAGTCGCCGAATCACTACGTAAGCACAAAAAGGTATCGAAAAAAGAAGCACTTGCAAGCGCGTTAGAACTATTAAAGCTTGTAGGAATTCCAAATGCGAAAGAGCGTTTGAAAAATTATCCGCATCAATTTTCAGGTGGGCAAAGACAACGGATTGTGATTGCGATTGCGTTGATTTGCTACCCGGAAGTACTAATTGCCGATGAACCAACGACGGCCCTTGATGTGACGATTCAAGCCCAAATATTAGATTTAATGAAAGAAATTCAGAAAAAAATAGAGACCTCTATTATTTTTATTACACATGATTTGGGGGTTGTGGCAAACGTCGCAGACCGAGTAGCAGTTATGTATGGCGGACGAATTGTGGAGATTGGCACAGCCGAAGAAATCTTTTACAATGCGCAGCATCCTTATACTTGGGGCTTACTCAGCTCCATGCCAACGCTTGATATGAAAGATGAGAAGTTGTATGCCATCCCTGGATCACCCCCTGATTTGTTAGATCCGCCGACAGGAGATGCTTTTTACCCAAGAAATGCCTATGCGATGAAGATTGATGCACGCGTAGCACCACCAATGTTTGAGATATCGCCAACACACCAAGCAGCGACCTGGCTGCTTGCAAAAGGAGCACCAAAGGTAACTCCACCAGAAGAAGTAGTTCGCAGACACCAAATTTTTGCTAAAAAATATGGAATGAAAACTCATTCTTAG
- the opp3C gene encoding oligopeptide ABC transporter permease has product MVEKVEMENLPKDSFEPLKIENHQHEREKIAAPSLNFLQDSWRRLKKNKSAVVSLLVLILIALISIGSIWFSPHDPTKQNVAYTNLPPRIPGVTINGFNGTAIVGNERVDKYKQLNVPKNVNYYLGTDGLGRDELSRLLMGTRMSLIIAFIAAILDLSIGVVYGLISGLKGGRIDNIMQRILEILSGIPNLVVMILMLTIFKPGMLSIILAMIVTGWITMARIVRAQTMKIKDQEFVLAATTLGESKTKIALKHILPNISSVIIVQLMFSIPSAIFFEAFLSFIGLGLRAPAASLGTLLSDGYKTFRYLPHLMWAPAIVLSVIMICFNLLADGLRDAFDPRMKD; this is encoded by the coding sequence ATGGTAGAAAAAGTAGAAATGGAAAACTTGCCAAAAGACAGCTTTGAGCCACTAAAAATTGAAAATCATCAACATGAACGTGAAAAGATTGCCGCTCCCTCACTTAATTTTTTGCAAGATTCTTGGCGTAGGTTGAAAAAAAATAAAAGTGCAGTTGTTTCTTTGTTAGTATTGATCCTAATAGCTCTGATATCAATAGGATCCATCTGGTTTTCCCCACACGATCCTACGAAACAAAATGTAGCTTATACAAACTTGCCTCCAAGAATTCCCGGTGTGACGATTAATGGGTTTAATGGCACCGCAATTGTGGGAAATGAACGAGTAGATAAATACAAACAATTAAACGTACCCAAAAATGTAAACTACTACTTAGGAACGGATGGATTAGGACGTGATGAGCTTTCCAGACTCCTGATGGGGACTAGAATGTCATTAATCATCGCGTTTATCGCGGCAATCCTTGATTTGAGCATTGGAGTTGTCTATGGTTTGATTTCAGGGCTCAAAGGAGGGCGCATAGATAACATTATGCAGCGGATTTTGGAAATTCTCTCAGGAATTCCTAACTTAGTAGTGATGATTTTGATGCTAACCATCTTTAAACCGGGAATGTTGTCGATTATTTTGGCGATGATTGTTACAGGATGGATTACGATGGCAAGAATTGTCCGTGCACAAACCATGAAAATAAAAGATCAAGAGTTTGTCCTTGCTGCAACAACACTGGGTGAATCCAAGACAAAAATTGCACTAAAACATATTTTACCTAATATTTCGAGTGTAATTATTGTTCAGTTGATGTTTAGTATTCCTTCGGCGATTTTCTTTGAGGCCTTCTTAAGTTTTATCGGCTTAGGGTTAAGGGCACCAGCTGCTTCATTGGGAACTTTACTTAGTGATGGTTATAAGACTTTTCGTTATTTGCCACATTTGATGTGGGCACCAGCGATTGTTCTTTCTGTTATTATGATTTGTTTTAACTTACTTGCCGATGGATTACGGGATGCTTTCGATCCAAGAATGAAAGATTAG
- the opp3b gene encoding oligopeptide ABC transporter permease encodes MKSFSKYFLKRVFFMIVTLWLIATATFFLMNLLPGSPYVNQEKLTPEQIEILNKQAGLDKPKVEQYVIYLSNLVKGDFGTSFQFKNQPVSKLLSSRVGPSMQLGAQAIILGTFLGIILGVIAAMKQNTWIDTLATLAAILGRSIPNFVFAVLLQYFFAFKIRLFPIAMWDQGFISTVLPTIALAMSPLADSARFIRTEMVEVLSSDYIELARAKGLSKWQVAFRHGLRNSLIPLITLIGPLTVGLMTGSLVVENIFAIPGIGEQFVKSILTNDYPTIMAVTILYSTMLVVVILIVDLLYGIVDPRIRVSGGERN; translated from the coding sequence ATGAAAAGTTTTTCTAAGTATTTTTTGAAACGTGTTTTTTTCATGATTGTGACGTTATGGTTGATTGCAACGGCAACCTTTTTCCTAATGAATCTCTTGCCTGGATCACCCTATGTCAATCAAGAAAAGCTAACACCAGAGCAGATTGAAATATTAAATAAACAAGCAGGTCTGGATAAGCCTAAAGTCGAACAGTATGTCATTTATTTATCCAACTTAGTGAAGGGAGATTTTGGTACTTCTTTTCAATTTAAAAATCAACCAGTCTCCAAATTATTATCAAGCAGAGTAGGGCCGTCCATGCAATTGGGGGCACAAGCTATCATACTAGGAACCTTTTTAGGAATCATTTTAGGTGTGATAGCTGCGATGAAACAAAATACTTGGATTGACACATTGGCAACACTGGCTGCTATTTTGGGACGTTCAATTCCAAATTTTGTTTTTGCTGTGTTATTGCAATACTTTTTTGCCTTTAAAATCCGTTTATTTCCTATTGCTATGTGGGATCAAGGGTTTATTTCAACGGTACTACCTACAATTGCGCTGGCGATGTCGCCACTGGCCGACTCGGCGAGGTTTATTCGAACAGAAATGGTAGAAGTATTGAGTAGTGATTACATCGAACTGGCTCGGGCGAAAGGTCTTAGCAAGTGGCAAGTTGCTTTTCGACATGGGCTAAGAAATAGTTTGATTCCTTTGATTACGTTGATTGGACCACTCACTGTCGGTCTGATGACGGGCTCACTTGTGGTTGAAAATATCTTTGCAATTCCTGGGATTGGTGAACAGTTTGTAAAATCTATTTTGACCAATGACTATCCAACCATTATGGCAGTTACTATTCTTTACTCCACAATGCTTGTTGTAGTGATATTAATTGTGGATCTGCTATACGGAATTGTGGATCCAAGAATTCGAGTTTCTGGAGGTGAACGTAACTGA
- a CDS encoding DUF3899 domain-containing protein: protein MSEYNMQTEKKAALTIVGIHLFLLLIKIIFNQNISVTAYGDTCFMIALFFLMIGALFSILGSGFFDFFQKNMKRQLFHKKNMKKANFIPLSQVAPRRPTYWFEVATFFLLISLLSLLFT from the coding sequence ATGAGTGAATACAATATGCAAACTGAAAAAAAAGCAGCCTTGACCATCGTAGGAATCCATTTATTCTTACTTCTCATCAAAATAATTTTTAACCAAAATATTTCTGTTACAGCGTATGGTGATACTTGCTTTATGATTGCTCTGTTTTTTCTGATGATTGGGGCATTATTTTCCATACTAGGATCAGGCTTTTTTGATTTTTTTCAAAAAAATATGAAACGCCAGTTGTTCCATAAAAAGAATATGAAAAAGGCAAATTTTATTCCACTTTCTCAAGTAGCCCCTCGCCGCCCAACTTACTGGTTTGAAGTAGCCACCTTCTTTTTACTTATTTCATTGTTGTCATTATTGTTCACTTAA
- a CDS encoding peptide ABC transporter substrate-binding protein has translation MKKYRVLYASILVLASLSLVACGNSKNSTSSNGSGQSKSTNKLASKQEITVVAQQEITSADPSLSTDVVSGEAITNTYEGIYRLNAKNELELAGATDVEVSKDGLTYTIQLRKDAKWSNGDSVTANDYVFAWQRAVDPATASEYSYIFAPVTNASEIVEGKKAKSELGIQAINDWELKVTLTQPTSYFKYLLSFTTFYPLNQKVVEKYGKEYASTSDKAVYNGPFTLKDFDGAGTDTKWTYAKNTQYWDKKQVKLNKVNVSVVKEASTSLSLFQEGKMDDIILTGELAQQMANEKEFSSEKQAGTYYLELNQSKADSPFKNENVRKAIAYAIDRNALAKNILGDGSIAAKSLVPEDMSKNPKTGTDFVKEADVSATYSKKKAKDYWAKAKKELGISNLTIDLLSSDNDSSKKNTEYIQSVLQENLDGVKVTTSPVPLSVRIERSNAGNFDMVLGGWSADYPDPSSFLDLFVTGNSYNRGRYSSKGYDQAVKAATTTNANDENKRWSDYITAAQVIDHDMGVVPLYQKAEAHMRNSKLKGVAVHPTGAHHEYKWAYLTK, from the coding sequence ATGAAAAAGTACAGAGTCCTTTATGCTAGCATACTCGTATTAGCGAGTTTAAGTTTGGTAGCTTGTGGAAATTCAAAAAATTCGACTTCTAGCAATGGAAGTGGTCAATCAAAATCAACTAATAAGTTGGCAAGTAAGCAAGAAATCACTGTAGTAGCACAGCAAGAAATTACAAGCGCAGATCCGTCTCTTTCAACAGATGTCGTGAGTGGTGAAGCCATCACCAATACGTATGAAGGGATTTATCGCTTGAATGCAAAAAATGAACTTGAACTAGCAGGTGCTACTGATGTTGAGGTGAGTAAGGATGGATTAACTTATACCATTCAACTTAGAAAAGATGCAAAATGGTCTAATGGTGATAGTGTTACGGCTAACGATTATGTTTTTGCATGGCAACGAGCCGTAGATCCCGCAACAGCGTCTGAGTATTCTTATATTTTTGCACCCGTTACCAATGCAAGTGAAATTGTAGAGGGTAAAAAAGCCAAATCTGAGCTAGGAATTCAAGCGATAAATGACTGGGAGTTGAAAGTAACGCTAACCCAACCTACCAGCTATTTCAAATATTTGCTTTCTTTTACCACATTTTATCCACTAAATCAAAAGGTGGTAGAGAAATACGGAAAAGAGTATGCCTCAACGAGTGACAAAGCGGTTTATAATGGTCCATTTACGCTAAAAGATTTTGATGGAGCAGGGACTGATACTAAGTGGACCTATGCAAAAAATACTCAGTATTGGGACAAAAAACAAGTGAAGCTTAACAAAGTAAATGTATCCGTAGTAAAAGAAGCTTCGACTTCGCTGAGTCTTTTTCAGGAGGGGAAAATGGATGACATCATTCTAACAGGGGAACTGGCGCAACAAATGGCGAATGAAAAAGAGTTCAGTTCGGAAAAACAAGCGGGAACTTACTATTTGGAATTAAATCAGAGTAAGGCAGATTCACCATTTAAAAACGAAAACGTAAGAAAAGCCATTGCGTATGCTATTGATCGCAACGCATTAGCCAAAAATATTCTGGGTGATGGTTCAATTGCAGCGAAAAGTCTGGTACCAGAAGACATGTCAAAAAATCCCAAAACAGGTACTGATTTTGTAAAAGAAGCGGATGTTTCGGCAACTTATAGTAAGAAAAAAGCAAAAGATTACTGGGCTAAGGCCAAAAAAGAACTGGGAATTTCTAATTTAACGATTGATTTGCTTTCTTCTGATAATGATTCGAGTAAGAAGAATACAGAGTATATTCAAAGCGTCCTTCAAGAAAATTTGGATGGTGTGAAAGTGACTACCAGTCCAGTGCCACTATCTGTCAGAATAGAACGTAGTAATGCAGGAAATTTTGACATGGTTTTAGGTGGATGGAGTGCTGATTATCCAGATCCAAGTAGTTTCTTAGATTTATTTGTGACAGGAAATTCCTACAATCGTGGACGATACAGTAGTAAGGGATATGACCAGGCAGTAAAAGCTGCAACGACTACAAATGCAAACGATGAAAACAAGCGTTGGTCCGATTATATTACCGCAGCCCAAGTAATTGATCACGATATGGGCGTAGTGCCACTATATCAAAAAGCAGAAGCTCACATGAGAAATAGCAAGCTCAAAGGGGTAGCAGTTCACCCGACAGGAGCACATCATGAATACAAATGGGCGTATTTAACAAAATAA